One Cicer arietinum cultivar CDC Frontier isolate Library 1 chromosome 8, Cicar.CDCFrontier_v2.0, whole genome shotgun sequence DNA segment encodes these proteins:
- the LOC101506719 gene encoding large ribosomal subunit protein uL6c, with amino-acid sequence MASSVTSSFQISNFKSVYLGERSKLRVSSAPATRVGVFRKTTECKESRIGKQPIPVPSNVTIKLEGQDIQVKGPLGELSLTYPREVKVERQDEGILKVSKAVETRRANQMHGLFRTLTDNLVVGVSKGFEKKLQLIGVGYRAMVEGNDVVLNLGFSHPVKMTIPDGLKVKVEENTKITVSGYNKSDIGQFAASIRKWRPPEPYKGKGIKYEDEVVRRKEGKAGKKK; translated from the exons CAATTTTAAGTCTGTTTACTTGGGCGAGAGAAGTAAGCTCAGAGTTTCAAGTGCTCCTGCTACTCGTGTTGGTGTCTTTAGAAAGACTACAGAGTGTAAGGAGTCACGAATTGGGAAGCAACCGATTCCTGTTCCGTCCAATGTTACAATCAAATTGGAAGGGCAGGATATACAAGTGAAAGGTCCTTTGGGAGAACTTTCGTTAACTTATCCTCGAGAAGTTAAGGTTGAGAGGCAAGATGAAGGGATTTTAAAGGTCAGTAAGGCAGTCGAAACCAGAAGGGCGAATCAAATGCACGGGCTTTTCAG GACGCTTACGGATAACTTGGTGGTTGGAGTATCTAAAGGTTTCGAAAAGAAACTTCAACTTATTGGTGTCGGTTATCGTGCTATGGTAGAAGGAAATGATGTAGTTTTGAATCTTGGATTTTCTCATCCTGTCAAGATGACAATCCCTGATGGACTCAAAGTGAAGGTGGAAGAAAACACTAAAATCACAGTCAGTGGTTATAACAAGTCTGACATCGGCCAGTTTGCGGCTTCGATTAGGAAATGGAGACCTCCGGAACCATACAAAGGTAAGGGTATCAAATATGAAGATGAAGTTGTAagaagaaaggaaggaaaagcaGGGAAAAAGAAGTGA